One stretch of Planctomycetaceae bacterium DNA includes these proteins:
- a CDS encoding type II toxin-antitoxin system VapC family toxin: protein MMRLVPDASVLAKLYFQEEHSAQCEHVIAAAAELVAPDLVWAELANIIWKRVGRKAIDHAEADDILAACLMLPIRILPTRGIAADALRLANTTGRSVYDCLYLVVAIQEGCLLLTADRRLVNGLRSTPWASHVRWVGEV from the coding sequence ATGATGCGTCTGGTGCCTGACGCCAGCGTTCTCGCCAAGCTCTACTTTCAGGAGGAGCACTCGGCCCAGTGCGAGCATGTTATCGCCGCGGCCGCCGAACTGGTAGCGCCCGACCTGGTTTGGGCGGAACTGGCGAACATCATCTGGAAACGCGTCGGCCGCAAGGCGATAGACCACGCGGAGGCAGACGATATTCTTGCGGCATGTTTGATGCTTCCAATTCGCATTTTGCCTACTAGAGGCATCGCCGCGGACGCCCTGCGCTTGGCCAACACGACGGGCCGATCCGTCTACGATTGCTTGTATCTGGTTGTGGCAATACAAGAGGGCTGCCTCCTCCTGACTGCTGACCGGCGATTAGTGAATGGTCTGAGATCCACGCCTTGGGCATCTCATGTTCGGTGGGTGGGGGAAGTCTGA